The Spirosoma oryzicola region ACTCATAAAGAAGTTTCACGAGGGTTTTGGCTACACCCCTACCTCTAACACGTTTGCTGAACTGATTGCTAAGAAACAACAACCTACTCCAGATCAGGACAAATACTTAACTGATACTATTCTGGAGTACTGGAATTTTTACAATGACGTTGCAGAGCCCACTGACACCCAGTAATCTCAAAACTGCTCTATATTATGTTCACTACACTACTCAATTCATCCGGTTCACGCTCTAATCGTTCAGCCCTATGATACGCGAAACGATTAGAATGAGACTCGCCAAAGCCGTCCTACCAGGAGTATGCAGAATGCGCCATTTTCGCAATCGGCTCAAGCCCGCTGATGGCTTCGAGCAACTCCTATCACGGTACTATATGAATGTTTCTGAATTCCATTTCTTAACTGATGGCGAACTGCAGCAGCTGCCAGTCAAGATCAGGTTTAAAATTATTGAAGCGGCTGACCTGAGCATCCAAGAAAACGAACAACTGCTCACTACACTCAAGCAGACCAACGTTCAGGACCACAGCCTTGCTAGCGAAACCGTTCGGCTGAAGGCGTTAAAATTGAGAGTATGGTTAACCCTGTTCCGTAAGTTTCGGGGCTTGATCAAGCTGGCTTCTAACACATCACTAGCATGAGCCAGTCAACGCTTGAGACCCTGCAAGACACGCTCTTTCGCGGCCTGGAGGGCAACCACCATCTGCAACGCATGGCCCTGGCCTCGATAGCCAGCAAAGCAGCCATGACCAACGTAGGACCGCTCGACTTTCTTAAAGAGCAGTTTTACCAACTCTTTCGGGCTGAATTAGCAGCCACTCCAGCACCAGAGCCAGCGGTGATCGAACCAGCCGTCATCAGCTGCCCTAAATGTGAGCGGGTGTTCAAATCGCAGACGGCTCTCAATGGGCATGGTGTTGCCCGATGCACCGGCAAACAGCCTCAAAATTCCAGTCCTGTGAGCACTGGGCTCAGCTGAGCACCTTTGCAACCCTACAATGGTAGGCTGATAGCATAGTTTTTTGGAGTAGCTCAATGATAGAGCCTCTGGTGTTGATAGCCCACCGTCGTACTTAGCCGCTATACATCAGAGAGATGCAGGTTCGAGTCCTGCCGCCAAAGCAAACCAGGTGGGAAGAACTGGTTTTTTAAGGGTAAGGTAGTGCAGGTTTGCCGACTAGCGATGGCTAGTCGGCAACTTAAACCCCCTATGCCCTAACATTCCCACCAGGCAAGTGGCTGATGTGCACATCACCACTACTGATCTAGGCGTATAGACATATACGTTAGCAGATCGGGCCAAGTTTTCGCTGTCAGATTGGCAGTGAAGCCGGTTTTTTCGAAAACAGCCCAAAAAGGCTGACTGGTAGAGTATTGCCCAAAACTTATTTTTTTTCCCCGCAGCTTTCTATAGATATTTTTATAGAGTTGAGACTATAAATCGGTAAATCGGTAGATCGATGGAAGGTCGTATATACTCTAAAAACCTATAGAAAGCGCGAAAAATGAAAATTTCGTCATGCAACGCGCAAATTCCCCGACCCCTGGCTCAGCCTGCAAAAGTGACCCGCAGCAATCCCTGTTTAAGTTCTTTCTCTATTTCCATGAGACAACCGACGAATACCGCAGCAAAGGCGGTAAACCCTGGGTCTGGTATTCGTTCGACAAGCCCGAAGAGCGGGCCATGTTTCCCGATGGCTTACCGCGCGATCTACGCACCATCTTTGGTGACCTGCTTTACAAATCCTACCGCTGGCCTGATCTGTATGCATTCCTGAGAGATTGTCACCCCGTCTGGCAGACCGGCACCGATGGCTCATCACTGCTTAATTTGTATATGTCCGAAAAGGCAGGCGCACAGCTGCAAGAGATTGCGGCCAAGTACGAGGAAACCATCACCTATCTAATGCAGCAGGTTAACGTTCCTTTATGGCGAATCAATTACAAGGCAAACACCCGCACCGTACCTGGCTTTTCACCGATGCGCAAACGGACTACCGACTATTATGGCATTAAATGCTTCAAGAAAAATGCAGCCGTTAGTGCCTGGTTCAGCACCCGCAAACTCAAAATGGTGAAGGTCTTCGACAATCGCTGCTACCACGTCGACAACCACTTCACCGACATTGGCCCTGAAGAATACCCGATGCCACTGACGGGCACCATTCCCCCGATCACGCCAACCCTAGCGGCACCGGCTCTGAGCAATTTGCCCCCTCAACCGACCTGGCCACAAATCCCACCAGTCACTACCAGCACCGCTGGCCGCATCAACAAACCTGTTTCAGTCGGCTCAATTCTGTCTCATTTTCCTAAATAATAGACGGTATGCAGATCGAACTCTTTGCGCTACCTGATCCCGCACCAGTCGAAAAGCCAAAACGTAAACGGGCTAAACGGGCTATTATCGAACCTGTCAGCCTGGGCAAGTACAGCTTTGACACCTGGGTGAGTTACCCGGCTCGTGCCGTCAACGCTGAAGATGGTTTGCGCATTGAGTTTTCGGTCCCTGTGCACAGTGATCTGCTGGAAGCCGTCAACAACCCCGAAAAGACCGAGATCGTCTGCAAATATCGGGTGCGGGCGGGCTTCAAATGGGGTGGTTTAGGCCGACGTGCCGACGTACGTATTGAGGCTCATCTGACGCAAGGGCCAAAAGGCGGGCTTTACCTGCACTGTAAAAACGTGGAGATTCTGAACCCGGTACCAATCAAGGGCGAACCCCTACCCAGTTTCCTCAAGAAGATGCAAAAAAGTATGCAGGAGCCATGCAAAAGCTAAAGTTGAAACTAACGGCCAATGAGATGAAAGTGATTTTCACATTCTGCACCGACGCTCAGGTGCGCATAGGCGTACCCCAATATCGACAGCAAGGCAGTTTGACCAGCATCATTCTGGCTGAGCACTATGAGCGCAGCCGAAGCCACTGGCTCAGATGGTCTGGTCGACCAGTCAACAAAGAGTTTTCCTACTCGATGCCTATTTCACTGGCCTTTGCCCTGCACACTGAGCTGCATCTAAACGCCTGGTTATCAGACATTCAGAGGCTACTTGACAAACTCAATCAAGCCTTAGTCAATGCCCATGTTCAACCCCAAACCTTAGAGTACCATGATTAATTTTTTACTGATGCCCTTCTATCTACTGGCCGCACTCGCAGCTGCTGCCATTCTGGTGCTAGGCATCGTTTTCTCGGCCATGATGGCCCCCATTTTTGAAATCTGTATTAAAACAAATCCCCCTAAATTCTATGAGTACAACAAACAATAAACGCACTGAGACGGCCATCGAAACCGCTGAAGAAATGGCTGAGAAACAACTGGTGGCTAATATTCTGCACCACATCGGTTTTATGCTGATTGCCAAATCACCGTTCCGAACGAAGGTGCAGCAGGATGCTGAAGGGTACAAAACAGCCTTCTTATCAAGTCGAAGCAAGGAAGACCGCAAGCCATTTGTGCAGACCCGAGACATCATTTTTAAAATGGTTGAACTGCTGGTCAAAAGTCCCGACCGCACCACGCTCGGCAAGATGACTGCCTACTTGAAAACCCTGCAGGAAGATCGGGTTGTATTCGTGGCTGATCCTGAGATTGACGTTCGCCAGAAGCTGGCTGATTATCTCAAGCAAGAGTTTGACGTTACTGTGCAGGCCGAGCAGCTTGATAACCTGATCAATATTGCCTACGGCCTGACCACCGAAGATGACCAGAATTTAGACGAAACATCTGACGAATAGCTATGACCGACAAAGACGAAATCCGAGTAGCGTTCGTAGAAATGAGGCTATTTCGACAGCACCTAAAAGAAGGGTATGGTGAAGAAGGCTATAAAGAACAGCTGCAAATGTTTACCAATGAATTGCGGAAACTTGAGCGGCCACCAGGTGTCAACTATATCGAAGCGGCCACTATTGTGCAGCAACGCATCGAGCAGAATCCAGAGCTACGACAAGAAGCCAAAGAGATTGGCTGCGCCATGTACTATTTAGCTGCCGTCGAGCTCATGGGCGAAGACAAGTTCATTGAATGGATGCTAAATTAACATTTAAATATGCACAAGCAATTTTGTGCTTAACCTCACCTAGCTTGTGCATATTTAAGTATTGAATTAAACCTCTCTTGTTCAGAGCCCTCCCATTCTTCATGGTAAAATTGATTTAAGCTTACTGGCATTAAATCCATTACTCTTTTAATATTCACATCTTCTCTTAGAAGAAGGTCTTTGTTGTTAAAAGCATTTACGAGCTCTATCTCGTAAGTACTTTTTTTAGGTGGGGATATTTTCCCACCACCAGTTATTGACAGTGTAATTGAATTATCCTTGTCACACCAATTGTAATAATCTTCTATTGGGATGTGAATGACTTCTCTTCTAACTAATGGCAAATTATAAGTTAAGGCAGTAATCGAAGGTATATTATATATATGTAGCTGATTATCTATTCTAGCTTTCCCCTTGTTTATGAACCCTCCTCTATTGATTGTTAACATGTAATAAGGTTCATATTCATGTAAAAACTTTGACGAATTAATCAAAAAGCATGTAATCGCTATGTTAACTGACCTAATATTTAGCTCTTTTTCTAAGTTTATAAATCCGTCTAAACGTAAGAAGACGTTCAAATCTGGGTATTTTATTTGCTTGAATAAAGCTTCAATAATATAGTGTGGAGCAACTTTTGTTTGACCATCTAGACGAATATAGTATATATCATCGAACTGGTGCGGTTTTGTTTCGCTTTCAGGAACTTCTATAAGATATACGTACCTACCTGGATCAACTTCGACTTTACAAACCTGAATCGGTGCAGCAAAGGGCTTAATACGATTAGAAATCTTATTGATAAAGTCATCTTTTGAGTAGAGTTTCTCTACTGGTGAAAGATCGCCTATAAATACTTTTTGTCCAGTAGCATTTTTAATGCCTTTTGGAGCTCCCCATATCAATAGCCCTCCGTTTGAATTTAAAAAACTACAAATCGTTCTTAATACTCCGTTCTCTTTATGTTTTATGTCGCCTTCATGCTGGAAGAACGACTTATACTCAAGTGATAATGATTCATCACGTTCTCGAGAGAAATATGACCTAATATCATCAGCGTCAATACTATCCATTGGCTTTCCAAACTGATCCTGAGTAAAAGAATGAGTCATTAGAGATAAGGTTTAAGATTATCAAATATAGGAATCCTTGTCCTTTAATGTAGGCCATTACTCATTGACTTTTGGTCTGTCAATCAAAATAACAGGCCAATGGCATCGCGTTCAATCGAAGATTTGCACCCCGCTCTTGCTTATGCATTCGGTAAAGCAGAAGCACAGTACACCCTTCTTTATCCAGAAGCACCTAAACCAATTCTGACCAGCACCTACCGCTCGAATGAAGAGCAGCTCAAGCTCTACAATCAGCCCACCGACCGCAAAGACAACGACGGTGATGGCAAGATTGATGAGGCTGATGAGAAGGTGACCAATGCAAAGCCCGGCCAGTCGGCTCACAACTTCAGCCCATCGCTGGCGTTTGATGTCGCTTTCCAGGATAAGGCAGGAAAACTTGATTGGAGCACCCTGCACTTCCAACGCTTCGCCAAACTGGTTCTGCAGACCGTTGGCATCACCTGGGGTGGTAATTTCAAATCACTCATCGATCTGCCTCACTTCGAGCTCACCGACTGGGCAAAACGCGCAGCCAAAAAGTAGCTGACTAACTAATCTCTTAGTTCAACGTAGCCGGCTAAATCAATTCCAGTCTATGAAGTATCTCAACATCATTGCGCATTTTCTCCAGGGCACCTATGCCAAGTTTGGCACCAGTGCCAATCTGTTCAGAGAACTAACCGTCAGTGTGCTCACAGCGGTAGCGGTGGCCGTCCTGGTCGAACTGCTGACACCCGACACAGATTCAACTGCAGCAGAAGTGCGCGACCTGCTCAATGCGGCCATCGCCAACCAGCGTCAGGCTGATGAGATCAGAGCCAAACAGCAGGAATGGAAACTACAAGGCAAAATCGATTCACTCACTCTTGTACTAAAAAAACGCGATGAACAAGACTCTTTACGGGCTAATGGTGGGTTTTCTACTTTGGATGCCATGCGCCAGATCAACAGCGCAATCAATAAAACCGGGCGCGGCCCGGCGAGGGGTAGATAGTGCAGCCGTTGCGGCTCAGTTTGTGGCCAACGCCAGACCCCTACTCGACAGCCTGACGGCTCTGCACTTTGCCAGGCTAAAGATTAGCTTTTTACAAGGCCAGGTCAAAGAACGCGAAAGCCAGCGCGATGACCTGGCGGGCCAGCTGAGTGAGTGCCATCAAAACACCGGCCAGCAGATCGGCCACCAGGTTGATGACAAACAGCAGATCGGCCAGCTGACGCAGCAGAAAAACAGTGGCCAGCTAAAGACCTGGCTACTAGGTGCGGCCCTGGCGTTGTCAATCTATCTGCACGTTGTCCGATGAGCGTCACCGGCTCCTTACTCCAGGCACTCGCAGCCATTGGCATCGGCTTGCTGGTCGGGGCTGCAGTCGACTGGCTCAGGCTTCGAAGATGTCCTTTCAGTCGGTGCCTGAAGAGCGCAATTTTGGACTATGGGAAAAGTAAAGAGGACCATCAACCGCAGGACCATGTTTGCCGAGATTCACCAGGACACCCGCGAGAACGGCAAACCACACGTCTTCAGTCTGAAGTATTGCAAGGTTGATGCCACCGTTGGCGAAAAAGACCAGGTCTGCAAAAGCGTTCGCAACGCACCAGGTGCGGCCAAGTTTCGCCAGAACGTCAATCTCAACCACATTCTGCTGCTCCAGAACCTGGAGAATAACACCGTTTTTGAACTACACATTGACCTGCTGCTCGAATACAACGGCATGCGGATAAATCACCAGTACTGATGGAGTGGATTACTGAACAAGTGGCTTTAGTCACTGGCCGAAACAAGACCGCAGCCATTCTGCAGCTGACCGAATCAGCTGGCCGTGACCATGCCTATGGAACGGCCAGCATTTTTGGCGGCAATGGCCTGAGCCACGTACCCTGGGGCAATGCCGACAATCAGCCCAACACGATGGGGGTGCTGATTCAAAAAAACAACCAGGTGCGCCCGCTGCTGGAGTCGAACCGCGACATGATCTACGGCACCGGCATCAGCTTTTTTAAGCGCAAATACGAGCAGAGCAAAGTGCAGCTGGAGCCCTATAGTGACAGCAAACTCGATGAATGGAAGCTAAAGACCCGGCTGGCCAACTACGCCATCGGGGCCATCAACGAGCGGCTCACCAACGGCAACCACTTCACCCGCTTTCAGCTGGACTTGGACGGCTTGCCCCTGCTGGACATCATGGACTGCTACAGTTCGCGCATCGACCAGAAAAGCACCAAGTTTAACAAGCAGTATCTGTTTAATCCGTATTTCGGTGATCTGAGCTACTACCGGCCCAAAGACTCCGAGCCTTTACCCGGCTTCAATTTTGCCAATCCTGAAGCCAACATTGTCAGCGTCTTTCACTCTAGAGAGCATATGTCGGGCAACCCCCACTATGCCTATCCAAGCTGGTGGGGTGCAGCCGACTGGATTGAACTAGCCAACCTGATCCCCATTTTTCACAAGAGCGGGATCACCAACGGCTATAACATCAAGTACCTGGTGCGCGTCCCCAAAGATTACTTCGATACCGAGGGCGGCAAGTCGGTACCCGTCGACAAGATTCGCCAGCGGTGGTCTGAGTTTTCCGACAACCTATCGAACTGGATGGCAGGCACCAAGAACGTCAACAAGTCGCTCATCTTAAAATACATGCGCGGTGAAGACGGCAAAGCACAGGATGCCATCGACGTGGTCCCGCTCAAAAATGAGATGTCGGACGATGCCTACTCGAAGGTTTGGGAGATGGCCAACGTTTCTATTGCCAATGCCGCTGGCATCCTGCCCACCCTGGGCGGGGTCAATCCAGGCAAGGGCAATGACTCGGGCTCACAGATTAGAGTCATGGCCGAGTTTCAGCAGCATTTCAGAACGCCCGTTCACCATCAGATACTGCTGGAGCCGGTTCAGTACGGGCTCAAGATCATGGGTTACAAAGACATTGTGCCCTCTTTCTCGGGCGTTCAGATTACTACGCTTGACGTTAACCCGACCGGCTCACAGGCGGTCATCAACCACAACTAGCCATGCTCAACCAGGAGATTTTAAAAGCGCAGCTGGGCTCGTTGCAGGCGTCGATGAAGTTTGAGCAGATTCAGGGTTTCTGTTTGCATGCCGAACGCTGGTTCAGAGACGAGATCGGGCCAGAGCTCTTCGCTTACCTTAAAACGCTTAATGCGGCAACGGTCGACAACCGGGAACTGCTCAGGCTGACGCATAGCTGCCTGGCCTGGTATGCCTACACGCTGGCCTTTCCGCACCAGAAATTTCGGGTGGGTGATCTGGGCATGATGAAAAACAGTGCGCAGAACACGGTGGCGGTCACCAAGTGGGAATACGTCGACACGCGCGATGCCAACCTGTCGATGCTGGATTTGTCGCTTGAATACTTCTGGCGTGAACTGGAGATTCAGAAGCCAGAAGCCTGGACAGCTTCAGCGGCCTTCAAACTGCGCAACAAGTACTTTCTGCGCTCAGCCGCTGAGCTCGGCCAGCTGCTACCGATTGCGGGCCGCAACTACCGTTTCTTTCAGAAGCTCATCACCCACATTGAAGACGTGGAGAATGAGCAGATTCGACCGGCCCTGACGCCAGCGGTCTTTGCTGATTTGAAAAGCAAATGGCAGAACCCGCAGGCAACTTTGAGCTTTGACGAAGAAATGCTCATCAGTCTGATTCGAAAAGCCCTGGCCTACCTGGCCGTTTACCAGGCGTGGCCCTATTTGCCGCTCGACATCAACGAAGATGGCATTTCCGAAAAACGCTCCAAGAGCGGTATCAACGAAGGGGTGGCCCCTGACGGCAACCTGCGCGAACGCATGCAACAGCAGCTAAATCTGGACGGTGAGAAGAAGCTGGCCAACGTGCGCAGTTATCTTGATGAGACGGCCACCCCGATTCTGTTTGCTTCATACTATCAGAAGTACCTGACACCAGGCACCGAGTATGAGCCGGACGATTTTACCGACAAACCTCATGTAATCCTTTAAACAATCCATAAATCATGTTACCAGCAAGCAACCCACAAGAAGACAAAGTAAGCACCGACGAAGCGGCTCAGGAAATTATGAACCACCTGAGCGAAAGCGGCTACGACCTGAGCGATAAAGTGGCCATCAGCCGGGCGTTTCGTAAGCTGCTGCGCACCGAGGGTGAAGAAGCGCAGAAGACATTGACCAACCTTTTAGACACGTTGTAATTAATGGATTTCAAACGCAAAAAAGCGGATGACCAGCGGGCTGCCAGTGAGCAGCCTGCTGGCAACGAGGGAAACGGATTGCCAACGGATGCTATGCTTAAACAGATGGCAGCAGCGGCCTGGTCAGCGACAGCAAACAATGATCCTGAAGCAGTCAACGAACCCGCACCAAAGTCGGTGATCACAGTAGTTGATCGAGCCACTGGCCAGGTAATCGGAGAAAGCGAACCCCTACCGATCTACGAACCAGAACCAGCACTAAAATCGGGATTCTTAGCCCGCGTACTGGCCAGCCTGGTTCGATGGCTGAACCAGTCCCGCTACCTGCTGAGCCTGTACGGTGGGCTGGCCGTTGCCTTTGTGGCTTTCTACGCCCTGGCTGATTATACCGCTTATACCACCGCTGAGCAGCGGCCTGGTCAGCTGATCTTTTCCAACACGATGACTCAGCTTTGGACGGCCTGTTTCCGGCTTGTCTTTATCCTGGGGGCCAGCCTGGCACTGCTGCGTTTGTTCTGGCCTGAGTTGTTCCGCTTTTTCAGACCCGACAACCAAAACGGGTCCAGCCTGGATGGGCCAGACATGATGACCACCATCAAACACGAGTTAACGTCCTACCAACGGTTATGCGTCTTCTTGTTAGCCTTCTTTGGGCTCTGTCTTTTGTTTATAGCCCTGCTGCTGGTCAATCTACCGCAGACAGTAAGCGTCGGTCGGTAGTCGACCAGCGCAAAGCCGTCACCCAGGCTGCAGTTCGCTACGTGGGTGTTAAGGAAGAGGGCCAGAACCGGGGGCCAGTCTACACCCTGTTTATGAAGCCTTATGGCTACGGACCCGGCACGATGTATTGCGGGCTGTTCTGCCATCACGTCTTTGTTACGGCCAGCGTCAAACACGGGGTCAAAGGGCCAGCCATTGCCGCCAACTGGTCACTACCCGCCAGCGTCATCGTCTGGCGCAACAACCGGCCCATAAACGGGCGGGTGCCGCTGGCGGGTGATCTGGCCTTGTTTCGCTTTAAAAGCAAGCGCATCAATCACGTCGAAGTAATTGTCAACTGGCCGAGCAATGAAAACTACTGCTGGGTGATCGGGGGCAACACCTCCAACCCCAACGGATCGGGTGAAGGCGTCTTTTTGAAGCAGCGACTAAAAAGCGAAATGATCGTTGTCAGCCGCATCACTTTTTAAACCGTAACGTATGAAACAACCCATTCACCTTTATGTGCTGGCGGGCCTGCTGGTGGGCCTGCTGGCTCTGGTGGCCGCTCGGCCCTGGGGCCAGCTTAATGATGCCGTTGGCATTGAGTCGGTAGCCGATTCGATTCGGGCCGACACGCTCTCACGGGCCGAAACCGATAGCCTGATTATCGATACGGAAGCGGTAACGATGACCTTACCCAACGCCATCAGCGACAGTCTGAGCTACAGCTTTGAAGCCCGTAAAAAGAAAAAAGCCTATCTGGAGGAACAGAACGCCCTGCTGCAAAAGGAAAACCAGCAGCTTGAAACCAAGCTCAACAAAAAGCGGCAATCACTGATGCAGAATCTGGTGTCACTCCAGGAGGTTGAGCAGCTGCTGGTCAAGCAGAACGGCTCAGCCAGTAAAATCGTGACCAGTCCCGAAAACCCCTGACGGCCCCAACGAAGAGCAGGCGGGCTGAGCGATTAGTCCGACGTTGGGGCGATCCTGTTCGAATGATCACCGAGACCGAGCTGCTTTACCCTGAAACAGCGGTCGCCATTGCAGTGCTGGAGACGGGAAACTTTAGCTCACGGCACATGATGAAAACCCACAACTGGTTTGGATTCCGACGCAACAGCCGGGGCTATCAAAAGTGCGTTCGCAAGGGCTACGGTGAGTATGCCAGCGCACAAATGATGATGGCCGATTACCAGGCTTGGGAATACGACATTTGCACCAAAAATGGCCTGACCGATGAGCGGGCGTTCCGTCGATGGATTGTCAAGCACTACGCTGAAGACCCGGCATATAGTACCAAGCTGAGCACCTCACTGGCCGAAGTAAATCGCACCTGGCGATAATAGAAAACCGTCCTTTAGGGGGCGGTTTTTTGGTTTGTACTTGCTCACCATTTCACAAACCAAACACAAACTCTATTTCTCATGTCAAACCTGCAAGACGAGCTCAGCCTGACCGAGCGGCTGACGGCTCCCACGCCCAAACTCTTTCAGAAGATTCGCAACGGTGGCATCATCCTGGCCACGTTCGCAGCGGCCATCCTGAGCCTGGAGGCCAAAGGGGTGATCGTACCAAGCGGCATCGAAATGGTAGCCAGTGGCATTGCTACCGTCGCGGGCATCATTGGTGCCCTGGTGGCACAGTTCACCGTCAATCTGCCTGAGTACGAAATTAAGAAAGCTCTCAATTCCTAATGCGCATCATCACCTTAGATGGCATTGATTACGAGCTACCCGAAGCCTGGGACGAGGTAAACCAAG contains the following coding sequences:
- a CDS encoding glucosaminidase domain-containing protein produces the protein MITETELLYPETAVAIAVLETGNFSSRHMMKTHNWFGFRRNSRGYQKCVRKGYGEYASAQMMMADYQAWEYDICTKNGLTDERAFRRWIVKHYAEDPAYSTKLSTSLAEVNRTWR
- a CDS encoding AlbA family DNA-binding domain-containing protein, with translation MTHSFTQDQFGKPMDSIDADDIRSYFSRERDESLSLEYKSFFQHEGDIKHKENGVLRTICSFLNSNGGLLIWGAPKGIKNATGQKVFIGDLSPVEKLYSKDDFINKISNRIKPFAAPIQVCKVEVDPGRYVYLIEVPESETKPHQFDDIYYIRLDGQTKVAPHYIIEALFKQIKYPDLNVFLRLDGFINLEKELNIRSVNIAITCFLINSSKFLHEYEPYYMLTINRGGFINKGKARIDNQLHIYNIPSITALTYNLPLVRREVIHIPIEDYYNWCDKDNSITLSITGGGKISPPKKSTYEIELVNAFNNKDLLLREDVNIKRVMDLMPVSLNQFYHEEWEGSEQERFNSILKYAQAR
- a CDS encoding DUF6712 family protein, which produces MLNQEILKAQLGSLQASMKFEQIQGFCLHAERWFRDEIGPELFAYLKTLNAATVDNRELLRLTHSCLAWYAYTLAFPHQKFRVGDLGMMKNSAQNTVAVTKWEYVDTRDANLSMLDLSLEYFWRELEIQKPEAWTASAAFKLRNKYFLRSAAELGQLLPIAGRNYRFFQKLITHIEDVENEQIRPALTPAVFADLKSKWQNPQATLSFDEEMLISLIRKALAYLAVYQAWPYLPLDINEDGISEKRSKSGINEGVAPDGNLRERMQQQLNLDGEKKLANVRSYLDETATPILFASYYQKYLTPGTEYEPDDFTDKPHVIL
- a CDS encoding M15 family metallopeptidase, with the protein product MASRSIEDLHPALAYAFGKAEAQYTLLYPEAPKPILTSTYRSNEEQLKLYNQPTDRKDNDGDGKIDEADEKVTNAKPGQSAHNFSPSLAFDVAFQDKAGKLDWSTLHFQRFAKLVLQTVGITWGGNFKSLIDLPHFELTDWAKRAAKK